Proteins from one Mycteria americana isolate JAX WOST 10 ecotype Jacksonville Zoo and Gardens chromosome 1, USCA_MyAme_1.0, whole genome shotgun sequence genomic window:
- the EFCAB10 gene encoding EF-hand calcium-binding domain-containing protein 10 has translation MAAGEQQGRDYLQRHRIPELLHRLGALLLYHRPERPREFLIQALERVKAGRQAEGEYPYLMDEANLAAMFELLDVVGQGHITLAQYREALKTLGLSTEDLQFGDDVTITLDVFKEEVKKKMLESWAVY, from the exons ATGGCGGCGGGCGAGCAGCAAGGCCGCGACTACCTGCAGCGGCACCGGATCCCCGAGCTGCTCCACCGCCTCGGCGCGCTGCTGCTCTACCACCGCCCCG AAAGACCACGCGAGTTCCTGATCCAGGCGCTGGAGAGGGTGAAGGCTGGAAGGCAAGCCGAGGGGGAGTACCCTTACCTCATGGACGAGGCCAACCTGGCCGCCATGTTCGAGTTGCTGGATGTTGTGGGCCAAGGCCACATAACGCTGGCGCAGTACAGAGAAG CGCTTAAAACTTTGGGACTGAGCACTGAAGATCTGCAGTTTGGAGATGATGTGACTATCACACTGGACGTATTCAAGGAAGAAGT gaagaaaaagatgctggaGAGCTGGGCTGTATATTAG